A genomic stretch from Larimichthys crocea isolate SSNF chromosome XXII, L_crocea_2.0, whole genome shotgun sequence includes:
- the LOC104918977 gene encoding G protein-activated inward rectifier potassium channel 3 — translation MISTVMCSRETLQNVQHTSHIRSPVRFEPRRNTIPPTQTLTAKYLLPYLPRPQPESVRYAPYIYKVKPKSAFASVMTTERSSLIHNLNNASLPPSQEASPSQTRSPCSPSQSSQALTLAQQEPLQQHTIQVAPLEPTEETSKPRRSHRSRHLKRFSTKWQSRGSIGSSNIPVSAIEKLQVAKSHKKRCKLLGDENSLHVTASNQRYVTKDGKCRVNLGPIADKSRFISDIFTTLVDLKCRWFLLVFTMCYILTWVVFGGIYFFGAWLRDDLSHVHDPLWKACYENVDSFLSALLLSLESQRTIGYGSRMVTANCPEGVIILMVQSILGSIIDALMVGCMFVKISRPQQRAQTLIFSKHCVICERDEKLCMLFRIGDLRASHMVDAKIRAKLIKSRQTKEGEFIPLEQSEINLGYDTGGDRLLLVEPQTITHVINDNSPFWEVGSERLKRETFEIIVILEGIVEASGMTCQARTSYTQNEVLWGHRFESCISLEKGAFRVDYSAFDKIFEVQMSQLSAKDRSTAEEQ, via the exons ATGATCTCCACTGTGATGTGCAGCAGAGAGACGCTACAAAACGTTCAGCACACCAGTCACATCAGGAGCCCCGTGAGGTTTGAGCCCCGCAGGAACACCATTCCCCCAACGCAGACTCTCACTGCTAAATATCTGCTGCCATACTTACCCAGACCACAGCCAGAATCAGTCCGTTACGCTCCATACATTTACAAG GTTAAACCTAAATCCGCTTTTGCCTCCGTGATGACCACAGAAAGATCTTCTCTCATCCATAACTTGAACAATGCATCACTTCCGCCATCCCAGGAGGCCTCTCCCTCCCAGACCCGCAGTCCCTGCAGTCCCAGCCAGTCCTCTCAGGCTTTAACTTTGGCTCAGCAAGAGCCCCTCCAACAGCATACTATCCAAGTAGCTCCTCTTGAACCAACAGAAGAGACCTCAAAACCTCGGCGTTCGCACCGCAGCAGACACCTCAAGCGTTTCAGTACCAAGTGGCAATCAAGAGGCTCCATTGGCAGCAGCAACATTCCAGTCTCTGCAATAGAGAAGCTTCAGGTTGCAAAGAGTCACAAGAAGCGCTGTAAGCTGCTTGGAGATGAGAATTCATTGCATGTCACTGCCAGCAATCAGCGCTATGTCACCAAGGATGGCAAGTGCAGGGTCAATCTTGGACCTATTGCGGACAAGAGTCGTTTCATCTCAGATATTTTCACCACATTAGTGGACCTCAAGTGTCGCTGGTTCCTTCTTGTCTTCACTATGTGCTACATTCTCACATGGGTGGTCTTTGGTGGAATCTACTTCTTTGGTGCCTGGCTGCGTGACGACCTTTCACATGTTCATGACCCATTGTGGAAGGCATGCTACGAAAATGTAGACAGTTTCCTCTCAGCCCTGCTGCTGTCATTAGAGAGCCAGAGGACTATTGGGTATGGCTCCAGGATGGTGACGGCTAACTGCCCTGAGGGTGTGATTATCCTGATGGTCCAATCCATCCTTGGCTCCATTATTGATGCTCTGATGGTAGGCTGTATGTTTGTTAAAATCTCCCGGCCACAACAAAGAGCCCAGACACTGATCTTCAGCAAACACTGTGTCATATGTGAGCGTGACGAGAAACTATGCATGCTCTTCCGCATTGGTGATCTGAGAGCGAGCCACATGGTGGATGCCAAGATCCGGGCCAAGCTGATCAAGTCCAGGCAGACCAAGGAGGGCGAGTTCATCCCACTGGAGCAGTCAGAAATCAATCTGGGTTACGACACTGGGGGAGACAGGCTGCTCCTGGTAGAACCCCAGACCATTACCCACGTCATCAATGACAACAGCCCCTTCTGGGAGGTGGGGTCCGAGCGCTTGAAGAGGGAGACCTTTGAGATCATCGTCATCCTGGAGGGCATTGTGGAAGCATCTG GTATGACTTGCCAGGCGAGGACATCCTACACACAGAATGAGGTTCTCTGGGGCCACCGATTTGAATCGTGCATTTCCTTGGAGAAAGGGGCATTTCGTGTGGACTACAGTGCATTTGACAAAATCTTTGAAGTCCAAATGTCCCAGCTCAGTGCAAAAGACAGGAGCACAGCAGAGGAACAATAA